The following proteins come from a genomic window of Maribacter sp. HTCC2170:
- a CDS encoding winged helix-turn-helix domain-containing protein encodes MTKPIESISLALAQKIALHSQRIPPAKQNGTGLNGTLGAIEHLGYIQIDTISTIQRAHHHTLWNRNPRYRTSHLEQLMFDKNIFEYWAHAAAYLPMKDYRFSLPRKEAIANGKDYHWYKPNTKLMKLVRKRIESEGPLMVKDFENKGKKLGEWQTKPTKQALELLYMQGELMVSTRKNFHKVYDLTERVLPSDVDFTMPTTTEHTRFLITRYLKANGLGLAAEMAYLLKNTKKNIIAALNEMVLNGEVQQIKVKDIVYHVLPSSLDLLKNPLKRNSCKILSPFDNLIIQRKRISHLFEFDYLLECYVPAAKRKFGYFVLPILWNGKLVARMDCKADRKTAVMHIHQLHLEPTLKQTERFANALAKELDAFMQFNSCTSLKVHKTSPTGFKTALLGSVDGYFK; translated from the coding sequence ATGACCAAACCAATTGAATCAATTTCACTTGCCCTGGCCCAAAAAATTGCTTTGCATTCGCAACGTATTCCACCGGCAAAACAAAATGGCACTGGCCTCAATGGTACTCTAGGGGCAATAGAACATTTGGGATATATTCAGATTGATACCATATCAACCATTCAAAGGGCGCACCATCATACCTTATGGAACCGTAATCCTAGATATAGAACCTCGCACTTGGAGCAATTGATGTTCGACAAGAACATTTTTGAATATTGGGCCCATGCCGCAGCCTACCTTCCCATGAAAGATTACCGCTTTAGTTTACCACGAAAAGAGGCAATCGCAAACGGAAAGGATTATCATTGGTACAAACCCAATACCAAGCTCATGAAATTGGTTCGCAAACGAATTGAATCTGAAGGCCCATTGATGGTAAAAGATTTTGAAAACAAGGGCAAAAAATTGGGGGAATGGCAAACCAAACCTACAAAGCAGGCCCTGGAACTGCTGTATATGCAAGGAGAACTGATGGTAAGTACTCGAAAGAACTTTCATAAGGTCTATGATCTGACCGAACGTGTTCTACCTAGCGATGTTGATTTTACAATGCCAACGACAACAGAGCATACCCGGTTTTTAATCACACGCTACCTTAAAGCAAACGGATTGGGACTGGCCGCAGAAATGGCTTATCTGTTGAAGAACACCAAAAAGAATATCATTGCGGCTTTAAATGAGATGGTTTTAAATGGAGAAGTACAACAAATCAAGGTAAAGGATATTGTTTATCATGTTTTACCTTCTTCCCTTGATTTATTGAAAAACCCCCTAAAACGAAACAGCTGTAAAATATTGTCGCCCTTTGACAACTTGATCATCCAACGAAAACGGATTTCACATTTATTTGAATTTGATTATTTGCTGGAGTGTTATGTGCCCGCGGCCAAACGAAAATTCGGTTATTTTGTCCTGCCCATTTTATGGAATGGCAAACTGGTAGCGCGAATGGATTGTAAGGCAGATAGAAAAACCGCTGTAATGCATATTCATCAACTTCATTTGGAACCAACCCTTAAACAAACAGAACGCTTTGCCAATGCCCTCGCAAAAGAATTGGATGCATTTATGCAATTCAACAGCTGTACTAGCTTAAAAGTGCATAAAACCTCTCCCACCGGCTTTAAAACAGCACTATTGGGAAGCGTGGATGGTTATTTCAAATAA
- a CDS encoding arsenite methyltransferase, which yields MKEEQELKNIVKERYAKIAEQGKAENASSCCGATTPSNKVYNIMMDDYTETDGYVEDADLGLGCGLPTEFAKIKKGDTVIDLGSGAGNDCFVARHETGSEGKVLGIDFTPIMIEKARINAEKLGYNNVEFREGDIDAMPVSDEVADVIVSNCVLNLVPNKNKVIGEMFRVLKPGGHFSVSDIVLVGNLPEALKADAEMYAGCVAGAIQKEDYLKIIEDKGFMNLKVQKEKPIVIPNDILEKYLSPEETKAFNNGGTGIFSITAYAEKPGEKQEKPKVNLSELQDDSCCSPSSGCC from the coding sequence ATGAAAGAAGAACAGGAATTAAAAAATATCGTAAAAGAGCGCTACGCAAAAATCGCGGAACAGGGAAAAGCGGAAAACGCTTCCTCTTGTTGTGGTGCCACTACCCCATCGAACAAGGTATATAACATTATGATGGACGATTATACCGAAACTGATGGTTATGTAGAGGATGCTGATTTAGGCTTGGGCTGTGGGCTACCAACAGAGTTTGCAAAAATCAAAAAAGGCGATACAGTAATTGATTTGGGTTCGGGAGCCGGAAATGATTGTTTTGTGGCCCGACATGAAACAGGAAGTGAAGGCAAGGTCCTAGGAATCGACTTTACACCAATAATGATTGAAAAGGCCAGAATAAATGCTGAAAAGTTAGGCTATAATAATGTAGAGTTTAGAGAAGGTGATATTGATGCCATGCCTGTGAGCGATGAAGTGGCCGATGTTATTGTAAGTAACTGTGTATTGAACCTTGTACCAAACAAGAATAAGGTAATTGGTGAAATGTTCAGGGTCTTAAAACCTGGTGGTCATTTTAGTGTTTCAGATATTGTTTTGGTTGGCAACCTGCCTGAAGCTTTAAAAGCCGATGCTGAAATGTATGCGGGTTGTGTTGCGGGAGCTATTCAAAAAGAAGACTATCTAAAGATTATCGAGGATAAAGGGTTCATGAACCTTAAGGTGCAAAAGGAAAAGCCCATCGTAATTCCCAATGACATATTGGAGAAGTACCTATCCCCAGAAGAAACAAAAGCCTTTAACAATGGTGGGACAGGAATTTTCAGTATTACCGCCTATGCCGAGAAACCAGGTGAGAAACAGGAAAAGCCAAAAGTGAACCTTAGCGAATTACAAGATGATTCGTGTTGTTCACCCTCTAGTGGATGTTGCTAA
- a CDS encoding ArsR/SmtB family transcription factor, producing the protein MGITKTEIFTESQNEIALMAKAIGHPARVSIIQHLFKLNACVCGDLVDEIGLAQPTISQHLKELKRIGLIKGNIDGTSVCYCIHRENWAKMKNVMTLFLNLDTKEDCC; encoded by the coding sequence ATGGGAATTACCAAAACCGAAATATTTACTGAAAGTCAAAATGAGATTGCGCTTATGGCGAAAGCCATAGGACACCCTGCAAGAGTCTCTATTATACAGCATCTATTTAAGCTGAATGCATGTGTCTGTGGAGATTTGGTTGATGAAATAGGTTTGGCCCAACCAACAATTTCCCAACACTTAAAAGAATTGAAACGAATTGGGTTGATCAAAGGAAATATTGATGGCACCAGTGTTTGTTATTGTATTCACAGAGAGAATTGGGCAAAGATGAAGAATGTCATGACCCTTTTTTTAAATCTAGATACCAAAGAGGACTGTTGCTAA
- a CDS encoding glycoside hydrolase family 32 protein has protein sequence MKQTIILRISMTLMLIFILGCNNNKGEKEMTTPIVQNLYQETHRPQFHFTPQANWMNDPNGMYYHKGKYHLFYQYFPDSTVWGPMHWGHAESTDLLNWKHLPIALFPDSLGCIFSGGAIVDNNNTSKLGTKENPPIIATFTHHDFVGEKAKTNDFQKQSIAFSLDGGYEWIKYASNPVIPNTEKIKDFRDPKVVWHEPSQKWILVLAAYDRVKFYSSANLIDWEFLSDFGIEADERLWECPDLFPIKVEGTNEYKWVLLVSIQKNAPNDGTATSYFIGDFDGTVFKSEIENQKWLDWGTDNYAFVTWNNVPKEDGRIIGIGWMSNWQYAQVVPTENWRSAMTLPRELTLVKSTSDYSLYSLPVKEFKTLRGESTTYSQIDILGEKVLEGSFSTSQAELDLTVDLKKTTANSFGIKLQNEIGENVLIKFNKSERKMFVDRTNSQKDKFSDDFFKSVHSVPIDFEKEKMNIRMIIDAASVEIFINNGELSFTSIFFPSKEFNTISLFTNNRTFSIASAEIYPLKSIWLEKEEEN, from the coding sequence ATGAAGCAGACTATAATTTTAAGAATATCTATGACTCTAATGCTTATTTTCATCTTAGGATGCAATAACAATAAAGGAGAAAAAGAAATGACTACACCAATAGTTCAAAATCTATATCAAGAAACTCATCGTCCTCAATTTCATTTTACCCCTCAGGCAAATTGGATGAATGATCCAAATGGTATGTATTACCATAAAGGAAAGTATCACCTTTTTTACCAGTATTTTCCGGATAGTACAGTTTGGGGTCCAATGCATTGGGGGCATGCTGAATCAACCGATTTGCTTAACTGGAAACATCTTCCAATAGCCTTATTTCCAGATTCATTAGGATGCATCTTCTCTGGCGGGGCTATTGTTGATAACAATAATACCTCAAAGCTTGGAACCAAAGAAAACCCTCCAATAATAGCCACATTTACCCATCATGACTTTGTTGGTGAGAAAGCGAAAACAAATGATTTTCAAAAACAAAGTATTGCCTTTAGTTTAGATGGTGGTTATGAATGGATAAAATATGCAAGCAATCCTGTAATTCCCAATACTGAAAAAATTAAAGACTTTAGAGACCCAAAAGTAGTTTGGCATGAACCATCACAAAAGTGGATATTAGTATTGGCAGCCTATGATCGCGTAAAGTTTTATTCGTCGGCTAATCTTATCGATTGGGAATTTCTTTCAGATTTTGGAATTGAAGCCGATGAACGCTTATGGGAATGTCCTGATTTGTTTCCGATTAAAGTTGAGGGTACAAATGAATATAAATGGGTATTACTTGTCAGTATTCAAAAAAATGCGCCAAACGATGGCACAGCGACTTCTTATTTTATTGGTGATTTTGATGGAACAGTATTTAAAAGTGAAATTGAAAATCAAAAATGGTTAGACTGGGGGACGGACAATTATGCTTTTGTGACTTGGAATAACGTACCGAAAGAAGATGGTCGAATAATTGGTATAGGATGGATGTCCAATTGGCAATATGCTCAAGTTGTTCCAACGGAGAACTGGAGAAGTGCAATGACATTGCCAAGGGAATTAACCTTGGTAAAATCTACATCAGATTATTCTTTATACAGTTTACCTGTAAAGGAATTTAAAACATTAAGAGGAGAATCTACTACCTATAGCCAAATAGATATTCTAGGAGAAAAGGTCTTGGAAGGTTCATTTTCCACTTCGCAAGCTGAATTAGACTTAACAGTGGATTTAAAGAAAACAACAGCCAATTCATTTGGTATTAAACTTCAAAATGAAATAGGAGAGAACGTTTTAATTAAATTTAATAAAAGTGAGAGAAAAATGTTCGTCGATAGAACCAATTCTCAAAAGGATAAGTTTTCCGATGACTTCTTCAAAAGTGTTCATTCTGTACCAATTGATTTTGAAAAGGAAAAAATGAACATACGCATGATTATTGATGCTGCTTCTGTTGAAATTTTCATCAATAATGGGGAATTAAGTTTTACAAGTATATTTTTTCCTTCAAAAGAATTCAATACCATTTCATTATTTACCAATAATAGAACTTTTAGCATCGCAAGTGCAGAAATATATCCCTTGAAAAGTATTTGGCTTGAAAAAGAAGAAGAAAACTGA
- a CDS encoding DUF4386 domain-containing protein — translation MKNFITNLTISKAAMLVGVAFITSAIIVTIVDDFLLANFVIPGDTAALANDIKANGRLFGYAVVGYLIVLALDATIALALYVVLKPANKKSALLTAALRLLYAFVLIFSLFGLALQIIDVYNYASLKLLGYVFFALHIFVLGYAVIKSGYIPKSLGILLVFASFTYIVFFVDFKLPETLGILIMSTMAVAELALSIWLIVKRNSLPRN, via the coding sequence ATGAAAAATTTCATCACCAATCTAACGATCAGCAAGGCAGCAATGCTGGTAGGTGTTGCGTTTATTACCTCAGCTATTATCGTAACCATAGTTGATGATTTTCTATTGGCCAATTTTGTAATACCGGGAGATACGGCAGCTTTGGCCAACGATATTAAGGCCAACGGTAGGCTCTTTGGTTATGCCGTAGTTGGCTATCTAATCGTACTTGCCCTTGATGCCACTATTGCGCTCGCACTTTATGTGGTTCTTAAACCCGCAAATAAGAAAAGTGCATTGCTAACGGCAGCTCTCAGGTTGCTGTACGCTTTTGTTTTGATATTTAGCTTGTTTGGGCTGGCATTGCAAATTATAGATGTTTACAACTATGCATCACTAAAACTCTTGGGATACGTATTTTTTGCCCTGCACATCTTCGTATTGGGCTATGCGGTCATTAAGTCAGGATATATCCCCAAAAGCCTTGGTATTTTACTGGTGTTTGCCTCTTTTACCTACATCGTCTTCTTTGTAGATTTTAAGTTACCAGAAACACTTGGGATACTTATAATGTCTACAATGGCGGTTGCAGAACTTGCATTAAGTATTTGGCTTATAGTTAAAAGAAATAGCCTGCCTCGAAATTAA
- a CDS encoding flavodoxin family protein codes for MMTKKVKILAICGSPHKGNTYNILCMLKESNPEIDLKILMLSELNLKDCLGCYTCINIGEENCPLNDDRDMIIEKMMAADGIIFASPTYARMISALMKKFVERISYISHRPIFFGKYAMALVTCAGFGADLVSTYLNENFTQSGFSFVPAVELMVSKKSETETNHNRITALKAYDKLINAINSHKIFKPTLGQLVYFNIFKAISALNKTKGWADHKFYKDKKDFYYDIKIPFVKNKMAKWIAGREIKKVMANK; via the coding sequence ATGATGACTAAAAAAGTTAAAATACTGGCAATCTGCGGCAGTCCACACAAAGGGAATACCTACAACATACTTTGCATGCTTAAGGAAAGTAATCCTGAAATTGATTTAAAGATTCTTATGCTTTCAGAACTGAACCTTAAAGATTGCCTGGGTTGCTATACGTGTATCAATATCGGGGAAGAAAACTGTCCGTTAAATGATGACCGTGATATGATCATTGAAAAAATGATGGCTGCTGATGGGATCATATTTGCGTCGCCTACCTATGCAAGAATGATCAGTGCATTAATGAAGAAATTTGTAGAGCGAATAAGCTATATCTCCCATCGGCCCATATTTTTTGGTAAATACGCCATGGCACTGGTCACCTGTGCAGGATTTGGTGCAGACCTGGTAAGTACGTATTTAAATGAAAACTTCACCCAAAGCGGATTCAGCTTTGTACCAGCTGTAGAACTAATGGTATCTAAAAAATCGGAAACTGAAACAAACCATAATCGCATAACCGCATTGAAAGCTTATGATAAACTTATCAATGCCATTAATTCCCATAAGATATTTAAGCCCACATTGGGCCAATTGGTGTATTTCAACATTTTCAAAGCAATTTCGGCATTGAACAAAACCAAAGGATGGGCCGATCATAAGTTCTATAAAGACAAGAAAGATTTCTATTATGACATCAAAATCCCATTTGTGAAGAATAAAATGGCCAAATGGATCGCAGGTAGGGAAATCAAGAAGGTAATGGCGAATAAATAG
- a CDS encoding DUF4386 domain-containing protein has protein sequence MYSNKYIAKIVGLLFIAATITSSLSIWLTEPVFEATNFLEMFSDNSFQIVAAAFLMLIDAISVVFIAILLFPILKKKSESLALGYVGMRIMEGILFAAYVVILLTVLSISKEYSASNVQDAGNFKPIGQSLLILAQWAFDIGLGIVFTISALILNYILFRFTLVPRWLSAWGILGALITMTLVVLKFYDIQVNEVLDFTIGIQEMVFAIWLIVKGLKYESPKAKVLL, from the coding sequence ATGTATTCTAATAAGTATATAGCCAAAATTGTAGGACTATTATTTATAGCTGCTACGATTACTTCTTCACTGAGCATCTGGCTTACCGAACCCGTTTTTGAAGCCACTAATTTCCTTGAAATGTTTTCTGATAATTCATTTCAAATTGTGGCAGCTGCCTTTCTCATGCTTATAGATGCAATTTCAGTTGTATTTATCGCGATATTGTTATTCCCTATTCTTAAAAAGAAGAGTGAAAGTTTGGCACTGGGATATGTTGGTATGCGAATCATGGAAGGTATTCTGTTCGCTGCTTATGTTGTGATATTGCTAACTGTTTTGTCCATAAGCAAAGAATATTCAGCCAGTAATGTTCAGGATGCAGGTAACTTCAAACCCATTGGTCAATCCTTATTGATTTTAGCACAATGGGCATTCGATATAGGACTCGGAATTGTATTTACTATTTCTGCCCTGATATTGAATTACATCTTATTCCGATTTACACTCGTTCCTAGATGGTTGTCCGCTTGGGGCATTCTTGGTGCCCTTATAACAATGACCCTAGTGGTATTGAAATTTTACGACATTCAAGTAAATGAAGTTCTGGATTTTACAATAGGAATACAGGAAATGGTGTTTGCCATATGGCTCATTGTTAAGGGCTTAAAATATGAATCGCCAAAAGCAAAAGTTCTATTATGA
- a CDS encoding phytoene desaturase family protein has protein sequence MKYNTIVIGGGLAGLTAGATLAKFGKKVLLLEQHHKPGGCATTFKRGDFIIEVGLHEMCGLDENGAVLRLFDMLDITKKIEFLKVPELYAVFSGEEKFVFPHGFDEATKALVSKYPEDEKGIKRLMKLLSGIRREGVKLPRTPLKRKLMYPFMPLLYPNLVEASRHTVGSWFDKYITNENAKLDLLAHLVYWNDDPYTLSMFYYGLPFSSFIGSGGYFIKGGSQKLSDQLAAYIEQHGGKVLLGKKAEKIVTDNGKVTAVTFRDGFNESLEAVTIPCDNVVANCAMPIVPEMLDEPHATSLKHQIADKTNACSLLNIYLGFKSELEAYGVKHYSNVLKGEDVNSLKDIYPNNTGDWSKRTFVFVDYNKIDSQLAPKGKSVGVICCADYLKDWDGLSKEDYKAKKEEVAQILLDRLEKQFPGIRESIAYYEVATSKTIKRFTSNTAGSVYGFKQSKEQAGTKRLRNNFLIPNLYFASAWAFPGGGFEGSIMAGFLAALQMNRDKIWSECDNAAYDDQRTVPLTERKKIDDKTLELSFEKPADFQYKKGQYTVLDLMEPKVTELDLNYRWLPLVSSPEEDDIRFQVELDDSSYSKSCELSDIGDKAVVYGPMV, from the coding sequence ACCCTAGCAAAATTTGGAAAGAAAGTACTCTTATTGGAACAACACCACAAACCTGGTGGTTGCGCAACCACCTTTAAACGAGGTGATTTTATCATTGAAGTAGGTCTGCATGAAATGTGTGGCCTAGATGAAAATGGCGCAGTGTTGAGATTGTTCGACATGCTGGATATAACTAAAAAAATAGAGTTTCTAAAAGTACCTGAGCTATATGCAGTGTTTTCAGGCGAAGAAAAGTTTGTCTTCCCTCACGGTTTTGATGAGGCAACCAAGGCATTGGTCAGTAAATATCCTGAAGATGAAAAAGGAATCAAGCGACTTATGAAATTGCTTTCCGGTATTCGAAGAGAAGGGGTCAAATTGCCGCGTACACCATTAAAACGTAAGTTGATGTATCCGTTTATGCCGTTGCTTTATCCCAATCTTGTAGAAGCATCCCGACATACGGTCGGATCTTGGTTCGATAAGTACATTACCAATGAAAACGCAAAACTCGACCTGTTAGCACATCTTGTTTATTGGAACGATGATCCTTATACATTATCTATGTTTTATTACGGCTTGCCATTTTCTAGTTTTATTGGGAGTGGTGGTTACTTTATAAAAGGTGGCTCACAAAAGCTATCCGATCAACTTGCAGCATACATTGAGCAACATGGCGGCAAGGTTCTATTGGGTAAAAAGGCAGAGAAAATTGTTACCGATAATGGCAAAGTAACCGCAGTCACATTTCGTGATGGTTTTAATGAAAGTTTGGAAGCTGTTACCATTCCTTGTGATAATGTGGTGGCCAATTGTGCCATGCCAATTGTACCTGAAATGCTCGATGAGCCTCATGCAACATCGCTCAAACATCAAATCGCTGATAAAACCAATGCTTGCTCCTTGTTGAATATTTATCTAGGCTTTAAATCTGAATTAGAGGCCTATGGAGTAAAACACTATTCCAATGTTTTAAAGGGAGAGGATGTGAATTCCTTGAAAGACATATACCCTAACAATACGGGCGATTGGTCCAAACGTACTTTTGTCTTTGTAGATTACAACAAAATAGATTCCCAACTGGCACCAAAAGGTAAATCTGTAGGTGTAATCTGCTGTGCCGATTATCTAAAAGACTGGGACGGACTGAGCAAGGAAGACTACAAAGCTAAAAAGGAAGAAGTAGCCCAAATATTATTGGACCGTTTAGAAAAACAATTTCCGGGAATACGTGAAAGTATTGCCTATTACGAAGTCGCAACCTCAAAAACCATTAAACGATTCACCTCAAATACTGCTGGGTCGGTGTATGGCTTTAAGCAATCGAAAGAACAGGCAGGAACCAAACGCCTCCGAAATAATTTCTTGATTCCGAACCTGTATTTTGCATCGGCTTGGGCATTCCCTGGTGGTGGTTTCGAAGGTTCTATCATGGCGGGCTTTTTGGCTGCCTTACAAATGAACCGGGATAAAATATGGTCAGAATGCGATAATGCAGCATATGATGACCAAAGAACGGTTCCACTTACGGAGCGTAAGAAAATCGATGATAAAACCCTCGAATTGAGTTTTGAAAAACCAGCCGATTTTCAGTATAAAAAAGGACAGTATACCGTACTTGATTTAATGGAGCCGAAGGTGACCGAGCTTGATTTAAACTATCGCTGGCTACCCCTTGTTTCTTCTCCAGAAGAAGATGACATACGGTTTCAAGTTGAATTGGATGACAGCAGCTATTCCAAAAGTTGTGAGCTATCCGATATTGGTGACAAGGCTGTTGTATACGGACCCATGGTTTAG